A single Candidatus Binataceae bacterium DNA region contains:
- a CDS encoding helix-turn-helix domain-containing protein: protein MARRAESQPRSGCPVSISLELLGDRWSLLIVRDLMVRGFRTYQDFLRSGEGIATNILADRLKQLVASGIVEKRVDRADRRRLNYRLTRKGIDLAPVLLDLLIWGARYEATAVPVALLERMEKNREQLLAEVQRRWREGDATPLQVNGCWVWP from the coding sequence ATGGCGAGGAGGGCCGAGTCGCAGCCGCGTTCGGGATGCCCGGTAAGCATATCTTTGGAGCTGTTGGGCGATCGCTGGTCGTTGCTGATTGTTCGCGACCTGATGGTCCGAGGCTTTCGAACCTACCAGGACTTTTTGCGATCGGGCGAAGGAATTGCCACCAATATCCTGGCCGATCGGCTCAAGCAGTTGGTAGCAAGCGGGATTGTCGAGAAACGAGTGGACCGCGCAGATAGGCGCAGGCTCAATTATCGACTGACGCGTAAGGGAATCGATTTGGCGCCGGTGCTGCTGGATCTGTTGATTTGGGGCGCGCGCTACGAGGCCACGGCCGTGCCTGTTGCGTTGTTGGAGCGGATGGAAAAGAACCGAGAGCAACTGCTGGCGGAAGTACAGCGGCGATGGCGGGAGGGAGACGCCACGCCGCTACAGGTAAATGGCTGCTGGGTGTGGCCTTAA